The Verrucomicrobiota bacterium genome has a window encoding:
- a CDS encoding CsgG/HfaB family protein, with protein sequence MKRNILSVVFLLSAVSLHAQTDGSGKLSLAIGPVEVNPGVEAEARRSNSTIELNRVVEAIDSEMVNSFQQTRRFDLFARSDLSAILAEQNLAGSGNLDLNDPNTAEAFRLGGVKYLVVTTISDFQDYEETATFEAIGQSVTKRIIRIGAVAKIYDTTSGRLLESARVETTEQDIEDEPSYQSVRSGEMSDNLLGAISKAAADNVSNRVVDVLFPARIVGVTGKIVMFNRGDGFDISPGEVWRVFAEGEEMVDPDTGESLGSVEAEVGKVKVIEVLPRVTRAEIIEDYGVEKSQIVRPAE encoded by the coding sequence ATGAAACGAAACATTCTTTCAGTAGTCTTCCTCCTTTCTGCGGTCTCTCTCCACGCCCAGACCGACGGATCAGGCAAACTCTCTCTTGCGATAGGTCCGGTTGAAGTGAATCCCGGAGTCGAAGCTGAAGCTCGTCGGTCAAATAGCACGATCGAACTCAACCGTGTTGTGGAGGCAATTGATTCCGAGATGGTGAACTCCTTTCAGCAAACCCGTCGATTCGATCTATTCGCCCGCAGTGACCTCTCCGCGATTTTAGCGGAGCAGAATCTCGCAGGGTCCGGCAATTTGGACCTCAATGATCCCAACACCGCCGAGGCCTTCCGGTTGGGCGGCGTGAAGTACCTCGTCGTGACCACGATCAGTGATTTTCAGGACTACGAGGAGACCGCCACCTTCGAGGCAATCGGCCAGTCGGTTACCAAGCGGATCATTCGGATAGGCGCGGTCGCCAAAATCTACGACACTACCTCGGGAAGGCTTCTCGAATCCGCACGAGTCGAGACCACTGAACAGGATATCGAAGACGAGCCGTCCTACCAGTCGGTGCGGTCGGGAGAGATGTCAGACAACCTTCTCGGAGCAATCAGCAAGGCGGCTGCAGACAACGTATCCAATAGGGTTGTGGATGTTCTTTTTCCTGCCCGCATTGTCGGTGTAACCGGTAAGATCGTCATGTTCAATCGAGGAGATGGATTTGATATCTCGCCCGGTGAGGTCTGGAGGGTTTTTGCCGAAGGCGAGGAGATGGTCGATCCAGACACCGGAGAGTCACTCGGTTCTGTCGAAGCAGAAGTGGGCAAGGTCAAAGTGATCGAGGTTCTGCCACGGGTAACCCGTGCGGAGATCATTGAGGACTATGGCGTAGAAAAAAGCCAGATCGTCCGTCCGGCGGAATAA
- a CDS encoding cation transporter, with product MKTPRNPTVLHERKSILITVFGNLFMAAFGCSLALVTQSQAILLDGAYSLAGFGLALLALRVSTLIIRPDDQRYPFGYLSFEPILNFTKGLLIGSISLLAVIAAAISIARGGREIASGMALSYALVATACCFLFAIILGRRMKDTASPIVEVDRKNWLIDGIVSLGVAVAFLIAWLLPGWGRSSWVPYVDPSITALVCIAVLPATFRILQSNWRQMVSRSAPPEVLETVESILDQHLPKNRFGKRESRVLELGRFVVVHVYVLSESTRVTEADSIREAIWKDLGKSFGYPALDVTFTADEKWFRVASGDYSPEPDNVSVTP from the coding sequence GTGAAAACGCCGCGAAATCCGACAGTTCTCCACGAGCGAAAATCAATCCTCATCACGGTTTTCGGGAATTTGTTTATGGCCGCGTTCGGCTGCTCCCTAGCTCTAGTTACGCAGTCGCAGGCGATTCTCCTTGATGGTGCGTATTCTCTCGCCGGCTTCGGACTAGCCCTACTGGCTTTGAGGGTTTCCACTTTAATCATCCGTCCCGACGACCAAAGGTATCCGTTCGGCTACCTCTCATTCGAACCCATCCTGAATTTCACCAAGGGCCTTCTCATCGGTTCGATCTCACTCCTAGCTGTGATTGCCGCTGCCATCTCGATCGCGAGGGGTGGACGGGAGATCGCATCCGGAATGGCTCTTTCTTATGCTCTAGTAGCCACAGCCTGTTGTTTCTTGTTCGCCATCATTCTTGGGAGACGAATGAAAGACACAGCCTCGCCTATCGTCGAAGTGGATCGAAAGAACTGGCTGATTGATGGCATTGTAAGCCTGGGCGTTGCCGTTGCTTTTTTGATCGCATGGCTTCTTCCAGGATGGGGCAGGTCGTCATGGGTTCCCTACGTGGACCCGTCAATAACCGCGCTTGTCTGCATCGCCGTGCTGCCGGCAACGTTTCGCATTCTTCAAAGCAATTGGAGACAGATGGTTTCCCGCTCAGCCCCTCCTGAGGTCCTTGAAACTGTCGAATCCATTCTGGATCAGCACCTCCCGAAGAATCGGTTCGGAAAACGCGAATCGCGCGTTTTGGAACTCGGTCGGTTTGTGGTCGTCCACGTCTATGTTCTCTCAGAATCCACCAGGGTTACTGAGGCCGACTCTATCCGCGAAGCAATCTGGAAAGACCTTGGGAAGTCATTCGGGTATCCGGCACTTGATGTCACTTTCACAGCCGACGAAAAGTGGTTTCGAGTCGCGAGTGGTGACTACTCTCCCGAACCGGACAATGTGTCGGTTACCCCGTAA
- a CDS encoding 3'-5' exonuclease translates to MGVTSEVEPRFWREAREVGFDSVFAMDFEGGDQTGVIEFGIVGISREGLSLFSSGFCSAVSAIPEREFQTHGLTNTDLLDARPFGDFWELFRDLRKRGPFLAHSAQVEDRFLRRQWPTPGEVPDWSSKESLSIEWGPWLDSCRVYRSLRPGQAAGLESLITSEGLGEHLDGVAQRECEVGRCRWHAALFDAIASALLFQRAVRMQPDWGVRRFFHESQGGSLEEQSTFGFG, encoded by the coding sequence GTGGGTGTAACGAGCGAGGTTGAGCCAAGGTTTTGGCGGGAGGCACGGGAGGTCGGCTTTGACTCTGTTTTTGCGATGGATTTCGAAGGTGGAGACCAGACCGGAGTGATCGAATTCGGGATTGTCGGAATTTCCCGGGAAGGTCTGTCTCTTTTCTCAAGTGGGTTTTGCTCGGCCGTTTCCGCGATTCCCGAACGGGAATTCCAAACTCATGGGCTAACGAATACCGATCTTTTGGATGCTCGACCGTTTGGAGATTTCTGGGAGCTTTTTCGTGATCTCCGCAAGCGAGGTCCCTTCCTTGCCCACTCAGCCCAAGTAGAAGACCGGTTCTTGCGCCGTCAGTGGCCGACTCCAGGGGAAGTTCCGGATTGGTCGAGCAAAGAATCTCTCTCGATAGAGTGGGGTCCATGGTTGGATAGTTGTCGAGTCTACCGTTCTCTCCGGCCCGGCCAGGCCGCAGGGCTCGAGAGTCTGATCACCTCCGAAGGCTTGGGCGAACACTTGGATGGGGTGGCACAACGGGAATGCGAGGTCGGTCGTTGTCGGTGGCACGCGGCGCTCTTTGACGCGATTGCATCGGCACTCCTTTTTCAGAGAGCGGTTAGAATGCAACCTGACTGGGGGGTGCGCCGCTTTTTTCATGAGAGCCAAGGTGGCTCTCTCGAGGAGCAAAGCACATTTGGTTTTGGTTGA
- a CDS encoding tetratricopeptide repeat protein — protein sequence MKRCWLRYLFFLSLVLVATAGAVEKGARPQPLSEDEEVRALFFRGLDLHQEGVAGDEDAVIEAQEIFEQIFEGHPEDARAQAFLGNLYVLRARDAIFYRKMGWLEKGVDTLDAAVANRPEDPHVRSVRAINSYLLPRIFGRRDIAEEDFTVLLGWAEDEPDRFDNGLLRLVYYHAGQFKSRNDDELAKTLFLKALDSPGESVSEEEIQKALRKVTG from the coding sequence ATGAAAAGATGCTGGCTGCGGTATTTGTTTTTCCTGTCTCTTGTTCTTGTCGCTACCGCAGGTGCGGTTGAGAAAGGGGCACGCCCTCAGCCTCTTTCGGAAGACGAGGAGGTGCGGGCCTTGTTTTTCCGTGGTCTGGACCTCCACCAAGAGGGGGTTGCCGGTGATGAGGACGCTGTCATCGAAGCGCAGGAGATTTTTGAGCAAATCTTTGAAGGCCACCCAGAGGACGCCCGCGCTCAGGCTTTTCTTGGAAACCTCTATGTCCTTAGGGCAAGAGACGCTATTTTCTATCGTAAGATGGGCTGGCTGGAAAAAGGGGTGGATACTTTGGATGCGGCAGTCGCAAACCGACCGGAAGATCCTCACGTGCGTTCCGTTCGCGCGATCAACAGCTATCTACTGCCGCGGATCTTTGGGAGAAGGGATATTGCTGAAGAGGATTTTACGGTCCTTCTCGGATGGGCCGAAGATGAACCGGATCGGTTTGACAATGGATTGCTGCGATTGGTCTATTATCACGCAGGGCAATTCAAATCGAGAAACGATGACGAGTTGGCTAAAACGCTCTTCCTCAAGGCCCTCGATTCGCCCGGAGAAAGTGTTTCCGAGGAGGAAATTCAAAAGGCACTCCGCAAGGTTACGGGGTAA
- a CDS encoding PEGA domain-containing protein, with amino-acid sequence MKSLLLSLLLPALSLADQGGSVFVISRVADGDIDSVQASAFRDALAAELSGYGFSPNVRGDQFAEETGDEKVSDASTLNQARQANSEYALVSTLRNLNEEVREFSGYGTQTSNRIYTLSFSYRLLKASDGSVLTGGNGQVRKGLRATEGAVTAVANTTNELIGLAAQRIGEEVAAAVSPSSLSSSSEAGAEVLFTIIPRGMGMTVPEVTTLESGELFVTGERNDITLDAVTVLVDGVTVGSAPGSLSATPGLHEITLQREGFDDWQRTVNVREDMDLTVRMSATDAEIQRFREQSAFLEGLRSERVLTDAEAERILGIAQMFAQSGLRWDIRQDAKSDIKVDTDEAITIEQNNRTLLGDNPKQ; translated from the coding sequence ATGAAATCTTTACTCCTCTCTCTTCTACTCCCCGCACTGTCGCTTGCCGACCAGGGAGGATCAGTCTTTGTCATCTCCCGAGTAGCGGACGGAGACATCGACTCTGTGCAGGCAAGCGCTTTTCGCGATGCGCTTGCAGCGGAATTGTCTGGCTACGGATTTTCTCCCAACGTTCGCGGAGATCAGTTCGCTGAGGAGACTGGCGACGAAAAAGTCAGCGATGCCTCCACGCTCAACCAGGCTCGTCAGGCCAATTCTGAGTACGCATTGGTCTCTACTCTCCGCAACCTTAACGAGGAGGTTCGCGAGTTCTCCGGTTACGGAACGCAGACTTCCAATCGCATTTACACCCTCTCGTTCTCCTACCGGCTTCTCAAAGCCTCAGACGGCTCCGTTCTTACAGGCGGAAACGGGCAAGTGAGAAAAGGTCTTCGAGCTACTGAAGGTGCGGTAACTGCAGTAGCCAACACGACCAACGAACTGATCGGCCTCGCCGCCCAGCGAATCGGTGAGGAAGTCGCTGCGGCGGTCTCTCCGAGTTCCCTTTCCAGCAGTTCAGAAGCGGGAGCCGAGGTGCTTTTCACGATCATTCCCAGAGGCATGGGGATGACGGTTCCGGAAGTAACGACTCTTGAATCCGGAGAGCTTTTTGTCACGGGAGAGCGAAATGACATAACCCTTGATGCGGTGACCGTGCTTGTCGATGGGGTGACCGTTGGATCCGCACCCGGTAGCCTTTCCGCGACGCCCGGTCTTCACGAAATTACTCTCCAGCGCGAAGGATTTGATGACTGGCAACGCACCGTGAACGTGCGTGAGGACATGGACTTGACGGTCCGGATGTCAGCTACAGACGCAGAAATTCAGCGCTTCCGGGAACAATCCGCCTTCCTCGAGGGCTTGCGCAGCGAGCGGGTCTTGACGGACGCCGAGGCGGAACGCATTCTCGGGATCGCCCAGATGTTTGCGCAGAGCGGTCTCCGTTGGGACATCAGGCAGGATGCCAAATCAGACATCAAGGTCGATACGGATGAAGCCATCACCATCGAGCAAAACAACAGGACCCTACTTGGTGATAATCCCAAGCAGTAA